The Vitis vinifera cultivar Pinot Noir 40024 chromosome 8, ASM3070453v1 genome segment GTGCTACCACCCCCTCCACCCAGTCAGTTAGCACCACAGGCTATGCCGTTCACTCTGCATAGTCAGATCGAGGTTGCCCCGCCTCCTGTCACCGTGCCTACCCCGACCTCAGAAGACCTGCATGCACCCATGGATAGACTTGAGCAGAGGTTGAGACAGTTGAGGACTTCAGACAGAGCCATTACTTGGGAGGATCTTGATGGAGCACTAGTGGCCAGTTTACCGGCCAGGTTCAAGATGCTAGAGATTGAGCGATACACGGGGATTAGGTGCCCCCGCATCCATTTGAGGCTTTACAGTACGATCATGAGGGCTCATGGATTGGACGAGGCTCAGATGATTATGCTTTTCCCCATGTCCTTGAGTGGCGCTGCACAACGTTGGTTTGCTTCTTTGGATGTATCACGTCGTCAGACTTGGGATGATCTGGCCGAAGAGTTCTTGAGACAGTATGCATTCAATACTATAGTTGACGTATCGAGGAGGGAGCTCGAGGCTCTTAGGCAGAGATCAGACGAGTCAGTTTCTTCATTCATTTCCCACTGGCGCGGGAAGATTGCCGAGATCATTGATAGACCTTCAGAGAGAGATCAGATACAGATGGTCTTGAGGAGTTTACAGCCCAGGATCGCTAGGCACATAGTCGGGGTACCGTTCGCAAATTTTGGCTCATTGGTTCTGGCTTTATACGATGTCGAGGACGGCATCTCGAGAGGATTGTGGACGGATTCTTCTCCTAGTGATattaaggggaagaagcccttTGTAGGACAGAGGTCAACGGATGTAAGCGCCATTGGTTCTTCTAGTCAGAGGCCTCTCAGGTGCCATCAGCCAATCCCACAGCTTTCCGAGCCTCATTCTTCCTATGCACCTCATCAGTACAAGTCACGGGCACCTCGTCCAGTTTATGATCAGACACACATGCCGCAGACTTTAGCTTTGCCTTATTATGCCTCCCAGGGCATTGAGAGACCCCCGGTTTCCTACATGGCCATAGGACAGTCATGCTATGCTACTCAGTTCACTGCGAGACCCACAACGCCTTACCCCCGACCTAGAGCTCAACAGACTTCTGCTCCATTTGCTTTGAGGACACATAGACAGTTCTCGCAGCtaggcatgccgttgagccaggctcttcggaagcttaTAGAGATAGGGTTGTTGACTGCTCTCACTCCTAGGTCGCCGCCTCAGCCGATTCTGCCTCAATTCAGGATGGATCTGCACTGTGCATACCATCAAGGGCCTGGACACGAGACCAATCGATGCAGCGCTTTGAGGCATGCCGTCCAGGATTTGATCGACCAGGGTTTGATACACTTGGGTCAGCTGAGTGTGACCACGAACCCGTTACCTGCCCATAACACACATGTTGTCCCTCCACCAGCCGATGACATTCATTTCTTAGACTTTGATGAGATCGATAACCACATCCACATGCTGAGTGATGACGATTCAGACCTAGAGCCCATCATGCCAGATGTGATTTATGAGATGAGTGGGGTGACTCTAGGTCTTCGGATGCCTGCTCCATTCCGATTAGTTCCTGAGGCGGCGTCGGTGCAGGCTGCCACCCTTGAGCCATTGATTCTGCCACATTATAACGTCCATGCGCCATTCATCTTGATCCCGAATGTTGAGGAGGTTCAAGCTCCGCATGTTGATGATTCTCAGACTCTGGATGTTCATTATATTCTCCGAGGAGGTAGAGTGATGCGATAGCCACCTCCTGGGGCAACTAGGCCGGTTAAGGGTACATCTGCCCCAGAGGAGGTCAGAGTAAaggatgacgagattttgaggcagcTATAGAGCACTTAGGCTCGTATTTCCATTTGGAGCTTGTTGGCATCCTCGAGCACTCACCGTGATgcattgattcgagccttgagtcAGATCAGGGTCGAGACTACCATCTCCCCTGAGGGATTGATTCACATGATGATGGCCGGTAGAGCCACACGCATCGTATTCTCCAATGATGACTTGCTACCGAAGGGCTCGGACCACACACGTCCACTCCATATATCTATCGGTTGTTCAGGTCGTCGAGTCTCATCTGTCattttggacaatggctcggccctgaaTGTCTGTCCTCTAGCCACCGCCATTGCCCTTGGCTACGCACCATCTGATTTTGGTCCTTCTACTCAGACCGTTCGTGCGTATGACAGTACTCGGAGGGAGGTCATGGGCACACTAGAGATTGAGCTACTGATTGGTCCGACCACTTTTGTCACCttgtttcaggttttgaggatccctacatcctttaacctgcttctgGGCCAACCATGGATTCATAAAGCTGGGGCCATTCCTTATTCTCTTCGTCaaaaggtgaagtttattcacgATGGCCAGGTCATCGTGGTGCAGTCTGTGGGAAATATGTTCATTTCTGTCGAGCCTGTACTTGAGATTAGTCACATTAATGACGATATTTTTCTGATCGAATTCACCTTTGATGGGGTGCAGACCGTGGAAATAGAGGATTTCTGTCTAGATTTCGTAGCCATGTCGTTTGACCAGCACAGTAGCACGGTGGTGCTCGACATGATGAGGGGTATGTCTTATCTTCCTGGCATGGGGTTGGAACGACGTCAGCACGGGCCCAGCAAGTTCATGATTTTCCCCGATCACGATGTACCATTCGGGCTCGGATTCATCCCCATTGAGGCTGATTATTGTTATATGGTGCGATTGCGCAAGGAGGAGGTGAGGGCTCGACTGACTCATACGCACTTTTATTATCCTGTTTGCCCATACACCATGAGCCTAGCtgattactttgtgagggcatcaGAGCCACATGCACCATTTGATGGGATCATCGGAGGACTCAGCACCACCCAGGAGACCGAGCTTCAACGCCTCGTCCAGCAGTTACAGTTGAGTGACGGAGCCCCTGGCCCTTTGACTTTTGCGTTGATCGCTTCTTCCTCCCCAAATTGCAtgagccttatgacgctttgctTTCCGGATGAGATCGATGAGCGTGGGACTTTTGCCAACATCGGAGACATAGTGGACGAAGCCGTGCCACGTGACGAGTACGTTGATGAGATGCTCCCGATGAGCTTGAGCTAGATCGAAAATATAGCCTCGCTTGAGCTCGCTTCACCATTTGATCTCTTTGTGGTCTCCGTCCTTGAGATCGCCGAGAAGATCCAGGTCGCCACCGCTCTGGAGACTGCTAAGGATGTTATAGTTATTGACGGTTTGTTTGATGGCCCTGTTGgcctagttgagggagcgtccgactttgtggacccacctctttcctttgatgttttatcgggatttgtctcccgtcatgactatgttttttacttttcatctatggatttgagcatctTTGAGTATTTGCTTGTCTGTCACATTATCACTTTATTCACACCATCTTCACTCACATCACAAATttttgacattgatgatgagattgcacagcgtgattcagatgatgactcGTCTTCTGTTTTCGATTCGGATCCCGTtgatgagagagtttcacctgccaTAGAGGAAGCgaagattgttgattttggcacaacaGATCAacctagggagttgaggattgAATCAGATTTATTTGTTGATGAGAGAAATAGCCTCATCTAATTGCTCAGAGCATACTTGGACGTTTTCacatggtcctatgaggacatgccagaccttgatccatctatcatccaacatcgtttgccacttctgcctTATGCCAGACCgattaagcagaagttgagacgattgcaccctTTTGGAGTTTACAGGTCAATgaggagattcagaagcagCTCAGT includes the following:
- the LOC100854981 gene encoding uncharacterized protein LOC100854981, translated to MASIQEDIASLGRRIDGQQAQQVPPQDGAQYDPTVLPPPPPSQLAPQAMPFTLHSQIEVAPPPVTVPTPTSEDLHAPMDRLEQRLRQLRTSDRAITWEDLDGALVASLPARFKMLEIERYTGIRCPRIHLRLYSTIMRAHGLDEAQMIMLFPMSLSGAAQRWFASLDVSRRQTWDDLAEEFLRQYAFNTIVDVSRRELEALRQRSDESVSSFISHWRGKIAEIIDRPSERDQIQMVLRSLQPRIARHIVGVPFANFGSLVLALYDVEDGISRGLWTDSSPSDIKGKKPFVGQRSTDVSAIGSSSQRPLRCHQPIPQLSEPHSSYAPHQYKSRAPRPVYDQTHMPQTLALPYYASQGIERPPVSYMAIGQSCYATQFTARPTTPYPRPRAQQTSAPFALRTHRQFSQLGMPLSQALRKLIEIGLLTALTPRSPPQPILPQFRMDLHCAYHQGPGHETNRCSALRHAVQDLIDQGLIHLGQLSVTTNPLPAHNTHVVPPPADDIHFLDFDEIDNHIHMLSDDDSDLEPIMPDVIYEMSGVTLGLRMPAPFRLVPEAASVQAATLEPLILPHYNVHAPFILIPNVEEVQAPHVDDSQTLDVHYILRGGRVMR